The Zalophus californianus isolate mZalCal1 chromosome 7, mZalCal1.pri.v2, whole genome shotgun sequence genome includes a region encoding these proteins:
- the CCR6 gene encoding C-C chemokine receptor type 6 isoform X1 has translation MSGEAMNFSTVFNFNEDYFGSGNISDYSFDDDTLLCSLQEVRKFSGLFVPMAYSLICVFGLLGNILVVVTFAFYKKAKSMTDVYLLNMAIADILFVLTLPFWAVSHATGEWIFSNALCKLMKGIYAVNFNCGMLLLACISMDRYIAIVQATKSFRLRSRTLAHHRMICLVVWVVSVLISSWTFVFNQKYSVQGSDVCEPRYHEGSDPIKWKLLMLGLQLLFGFFIPLVFMIFCYMFIVKTLVQAQNSKRHKAIRVIIAVVLVFLACQIPHNMVLLVTAVQLGRMNRSCHGQKLLGYSTNVTEVLAFLHCCLNPVLYAFIGQKFRSYFLKIVKDLWCVRRRQKAPGFSCSRLYSETFTSRQNSETVDNENASSFTM, from the exons ATGAGTGGG GAAGCAATGAATTTCAGCACCGTCTTCAACTTCAATGAGGACTATTTTGGGTCGGGTAATATTTCGGATTATTCATTTGATGATGACACCTTACTGTGTTCCTTGCAAGAGGTCAGGAAATTCTCTGGGCTCTTTGTGCCCATGGCTTACTCCCTGATATGTGTCTTTGGCCTTCTGGGCAACATTTTggtggtggtcacctttgctttTTATAAGAAGGCCAAGTCCATGACAGACGTTTATCTCTTGAATATGGCCATTGCTGACATTCTGTTCGTTCTCACCCTCCCGTTCTGGGCTGTTAGCCACGCCACGGGTGAGTGGATTTTCAGCAATGCCCTATGCAAGCTGATGAAGGGCATCTACGCCGTCAACTTCAACTGTGGGATGCTGCTCCTGGCCTGCATCAGCATGGACCGCTACATCGCCATCGTGCAGGCCACCAAGTCGTTCCGGCTGCGGTCCAGAACCCTGGCGCACCACAGGATGATCTGCTTGGTGGTGTGGGTGGTGTCAGTGCTCATCTCCAGCTGGACGTTCGTGTTCAACCAGAAGTACAGTGTGCAGGGCAGCGACGTGTGCGAGCCCCGCTACCACGAGGGCTCCGACCCCATCAAGTGGAAGCTGCTGATGCTGGGGCTTCAGCTCCTCTTTGGCTTCTTCATCCCCCTGGTGTTTATGATCTTCTGCTACATGTTCATCGTCAAAACCCTAGTGCAGGCTCAGAACTCCAAGAGGCACAAGGCTATCCGCGTCATTATCGCCGTGGTGCTGGTGTTTCTGGCTTGCCAGATCCCCCACAACATGGTGCTCCTGGTGACAGCCGTGCAGCTGGGCAGGATGAACCGCTCCTGCCATGGCCAGAAGCTGCTGGGCTACAGCACCAACGTCACCGAGGTCCTAGCCTTCCTGCACTGCTGTCTCAACCCCGTGCTCTATGCCTTCATTGGGCAGAAGTTTAGGAGCTACTTTCTGAAGATCGTGAAGGATCTGTGGTGTGTGCGACGGAGGCAGAAGGCGCCGGGCTTCTCCTGCTCCAGGCTGTACTCAGAAACCTTCACCTCCAGGCAGAACAGTGAGACCGTGGACAACGAAAACGCGTCGTCCTTCACCATGTGA
- the CCR6 gene encoding C-C chemokine receptor type 6 isoform X2 encodes MNFSTVFNFNEDYFGSGNISDYSFDDDTLLCSLQEVRKFSGLFVPMAYSLICVFGLLGNILVVVTFAFYKKAKSMTDVYLLNMAIADILFVLTLPFWAVSHATGEWIFSNALCKLMKGIYAVNFNCGMLLLACISMDRYIAIVQATKSFRLRSRTLAHHRMICLVVWVVSVLISSWTFVFNQKYSVQGSDVCEPRYHEGSDPIKWKLLMLGLQLLFGFFIPLVFMIFCYMFIVKTLVQAQNSKRHKAIRVIIAVVLVFLACQIPHNMVLLVTAVQLGRMNRSCHGQKLLGYSTNVTEVLAFLHCCLNPVLYAFIGQKFRSYFLKIVKDLWCVRRRQKAPGFSCSRLYSETFTSRQNSETVDNENASSFTM; translated from the coding sequence ATGAATTTCAGCACCGTCTTCAACTTCAATGAGGACTATTTTGGGTCGGGTAATATTTCGGATTATTCATTTGATGATGACACCTTACTGTGTTCCTTGCAAGAGGTCAGGAAATTCTCTGGGCTCTTTGTGCCCATGGCTTACTCCCTGATATGTGTCTTTGGCCTTCTGGGCAACATTTTggtggtggtcacctttgctttTTATAAGAAGGCCAAGTCCATGACAGACGTTTATCTCTTGAATATGGCCATTGCTGACATTCTGTTCGTTCTCACCCTCCCGTTCTGGGCTGTTAGCCACGCCACGGGTGAGTGGATTTTCAGCAATGCCCTATGCAAGCTGATGAAGGGCATCTACGCCGTCAACTTCAACTGTGGGATGCTGCTCCTGGCCTGCATCAGCATGGACCGCTACATCGCCATCGTGCAGGCCACCAAGTCGTTCCGGCTGCGGTCCAGAACCCTGGCGCACCACAGGATGATCTGCTTGGTGGTGTGGGTGGTGTCAGTGCTCATCTCCAGCTGGACGTTCGTGTTCAACCAGAAGTACAGTGTGCAGGGCAGCGACGTGTGCGAGCCCCGCTACCACGAGGGCTCCGACCCCATCAAGTGGAAGCTGCTGATGCTGGGGCTTCAGCTCCTCTTTGGCTTCTTCATCCCCCTGGTGTTTATGATCTTCTGCTACATGTTCATCGTCAAAACCCTAGTGCAGGCTCAGAACTCCAAGAGGCACAAGGCTATCCGCGTCATTATCGCCGTGGTGCTGGTGTTTCTGGCTTGCCAGATCCCCCACAACATGGTGCTCCTGGTGACAGCCGTGCAGCTGGGCAGGATGAACCGCTCCTGCCATGGCCAGAAGCTGCTGGGCTACAGCACCAACGTCACCGAGGTCCTAGCCTTCCTGCACTGCTGTCTCAACCCCGTGCTCTATGCCTTCATTGGGCAGAAGTTTAGGAGCTACTTTCTGAAGATCGTGAAGGATCTGTGGTGTGTGCGACGGAGGCAGAAGGCGCCGGGCTTCTCCTGCTCCAGGCTGTACTCAGAAACCTTCACCTCCAGGCAGAACAGTGAGACCGTGGACAACGAAAACGCGTCGTCCTTCACCATGTGA